In Bufo gargarizans isolate SCDJY-AF-19 chromosome 5, ASM1485885v1, whole genome shotgun sequence, the following are encoded in one genomic region:
- the MOS gene encoding proto-oncogene serine/threonine-protein kinase mos, with the protein MPSPIPVERFLPRDLSPSIDLRPCSSPLELSGRKPGSILPAACNQRLAVPRLPPRLAWCSIDWEQVRVLEPLGSGGFGSVYRATYRGQTVALKKVKRCSKNRLASRQSFWAELNAASLRHPHVVRILAASACCPGDPGSPGTIIMEYTGNSTLHQRIYGRGPPLERDCCLRYARHVADGLCFLHRGGVVHLDLKPANVLLAPGDLCKIGDFGCSQRLHEGGEDPCWSQLRHLGGTYTHRAPELLRGEPVTVKADIYAYAVTVWQMVTRELPYTGDRQCVLYAVVAYDLRPEIGQTFRCTEAGSALGDIVQSCWVPRPEDRPDAIQILQRLDAADCSTSSVLLTRESPLDSPQGPDSGDGSCQPDVCSFT; encoded by the coding sequence ATGCCGTCTCCTATCCCTGTGGAGCGCTTCCTGCCCCGGGACTTGTCTCCGTCCATAGACCTGCGTCCCTGCAGCAGTCCCCTGGAGCTGAGCGGCCGCAAGCCCGGCTCCATTCTCCCTGCTGCCTGTAACCAGCGCCTGGCCGTGCCCCGGCTTCCCCCCCGCCTGGCCTGGTGCAGCATTGACTGGGAGCAGGTGCGAGTGCTGGAGCCACTGGGCTCCGGGGGCTTCGGCTCCGTCTACAGGGCCACCTACCGCGGCCAGACAGTGGCGCTGAAGAAGGTGAAGCGCTGCAGCAAGAACCGCCTGGCCTCCCGGCAAAGCTTCTGGGCCGAGCTGAACGCCGCCAGCCTCCGGCACCCGCATGTGGTGCGCATCCTGGCCGCCAGCGCCTGCTGCCCCGGAGACCCCGGCAGCCCCGGGACCATCATCATGGAGTACACGGGGAACAGCACCCTGCACCAGCGCATCTACGGCCGCGGCCCCCCGCTGGAGCGGGACTGCTGCCTGCGCTACGCCCGGCACGTCGCGGACGGCCTGTGCTTCCTGCACCGGGGCGGGGTGGTGCACCTGGACCTGAAGCCGGCCAACGTGCTGCTCGCCCCGGGAGACCTCTGCAAGATCGGGGACTTCGGCTGCTCGCAGCGGCTCCACGAGGGCGGGGAGGATCCGTGCTGGAGCCAGCTCCGCCACCTGGGGGGCACCTACACCCACCGCGCCCCGGAGCTGCTCCGCGGGGAGCCAGTGACGGTGAAGGCGGACATCTACGCCTATGCGGTGACGGTGTGGCAGATGGTGACCCGGGAGCTGCCGTACACCGGGGACCGCCAGTGCGTGCTCTACGCCGTGGTGGCCTATGACCTGCGCCCGGAGATCGGCCAGACCTTCCGCTGTACCGAGGCGGGCAGCGCCCTGGGCGACATCGTGCAGAGCTGCTGGGTGCCCCGACCGGAGGACCGACCCGACGCCATTCAGATCCTGCAGAGACTGGACGCGGCCGACTGCTCAACgtcctctgtgctgctgacaAGGGAAAGCCCCCTGGACTCCCCTCAGGGACCTGACTCGGGGGATGGCAGCTGTCAGCCTGATGTCTGCTCCTTCACATGA